A single window of Ananas comosus cultivar F153 linkage group 19, ASM154086v1, whole genome shotgun sequence DNA harbors:
- the LOC109724988 gene encoding heterogeneous nuclear ribonucleoprotein 1 translates to MAAKLKEYDGASPAKIFIGGLAKETTMETFEEHFGKYGKIIDAVIMKDRYTGKPRGFGFITYDDPSVVDKVIEDTHVINGKQVEIKRTIPKGAAPLKDFKTKKVFVGGIPTTLTEDEFKNFFSKFGKVVDHEIIRDHATSRSRGFGFIVFDSEKTVDELLAKKGNMIDLAGTQVEIKKAEPKKPSNPPPHAYDSEPRGGRPFGESFDGFGGSYSGYGSGGFGPSSYRSPGGLGPRPGSFGGYGGLASEYGSSYGGYGGGLGGYRGESSLGYSSRLGSYGGGFGGGYGGSLGAGLGGYGREAGGYGGGSSYGGSYDSASGGSGYGSGGALYGGARGGGYGGGSGAGRYHPYSR, encoded by the exons ATGGCCGCGAAGCTCAAGGAATACGATGGCGCTAGCCCAGC GAAGATTTTCATCGGGGGCCTTGCGAAGGAGACCACCATGG AGACATTTGAGGAACATTTTGGAAAGTATGGGAAGATCATAGATGCTGTGATAATGAAAGATCGATACACTGGAAAACCGAGAGGTTTCGGTTTTATCACCTATGATGATCCTTCAGTTGTTGACAAAGTCATTGAAGACACCCACGTCATCAATGGGAAACAA GTTGAAATTAAAAGGACTATACCGAAAGGTGCTGCTCCGCTAAAAGATTTCAAGACAAAGAAGGTATTTGTTGGTGGGATTCCGACTACTCTGACAGAAG ATGAATTCAAGAATTTCTTCTCCAAGTTTGGAAAGGTGGTGGATCATGAGATTATACGTGACCATGCAACCAGCCGCTCTCGGGGCTTTGGTTTTATTGTCTTTGACTCCGAAAAAACTGTAGATGAGTTGTTAGCCAAAAAGGGAAATATGATTGATCTAGCTGGTACACAG GTGGAGATCAAGAAGGCCGAACCAAAGAAACCCTCTAACCCACCTCCTCATGCTTATGATAGTGAACCTAGGGGTGGCCGCCCTTTTGGCGAGAGTTTTGATGGTTTCGGCGGCTCCTATAGTGGTTATGGAAGTGGCGGCTTCGGGCCGTCATCTTATAGGTCACCAGGAGGTTTGGGTCCTAGGCCTGGCAGTTTTGGTGGTTATGGAGGACTTGCTAGTGAATACGGCAGCAGTTATGGTGGTTATGGTGGTGGCTTAGGTGGTTATCGTGGGGAATCCTCACTTGGTTATTCTAGCCGCCTGGGTTCGTATGGTGGAGGGTTTGGTGGGGGGTATGGTGGCAGCTTAGGTGCAGGCTTAGGTGGATACGGGCGCGAGGCAGGGGGTTATGGTGGTGGTTCTAGCTATGGAGGTAGTTATGATTCTGCTTCAGGTGGCAGCGGTTATGGCTCAGGTGGTGCACTGTACGGTGGTGCTAGGGGAGGAGGCTATGGTGGTGGTAGTGGCGCTGGTCGCTACCACCCATACTCAAGATAG